From Rhodoferax sp. AJA081-3, the proteins below share one genomic window:
- a CDS encoding ABC transporter substrate-binding protein, whose protein sequence is MKNQAFIRRTVCMALGFGVVSAVCAQKPPPLRYGVFESMGYPFYVVGSGSTAHSGLLIELGDAIARQLNMGMVAVPLPRRRVEPALVQGQIEMLCYFSPSWAEQPDKLAWSMAMLPQIERVVAPKGGRTGNAPHWEFDGKRVALQLGYHYPVLQPLVDAGKAVRVDQSKVALQFRSLEIKMADLLITSEGEIEGYFHENPTARSEFEVSRTAFSVTPTHCAIGRSSRLSVAELDKAITRLQSSGDLERLAKRYGMSAR, encoded by the coding sequence ATGAAAAACCAAGCTTTCATTCGTCGGACAGTGTGTATGGCGCTTGGGTTCGGTGTGGTCTCCGCGGTATGTGCACAAAAGCCGCCACCCTTGCGTTATGGCGTGTTCGAGTCCATGGGATACCCTTTTTATGTGGTCGGCTCGGGCAGCACAGCGCACAGTGGATTGCTGATCGAACTGGGGGATGCCATCGCGCGGCAGCTGAACATGGGCATGGTCGCGGTGCCCTTGCCCCGGCGCCGGGTGGAGCCCGCGCTGGTGCAGGGCCAGATCGAGATGCTGTGTTACTTCAGCCCCAGTTGGGCAGAGCAGCCAGACAAGCTGGCGTGGTCCATGGCCATGCTGCCGCAAATTGAACGTGTTGTAGCGCCCAAAGGCGGTCGCACGGGCAATGCCCCCCACTGGGAATTTGACGGCAAACGTGTGGCATTACAACTGGGCTACCACTACCCGGTCCTGCAACCCTTGGTGGACGCCGGCAAGGCGGTGCGGGTGGACCAGAGCAAGGTGGCCCTGCAGTTCCGATCCTTGGAGATCAAGATGGCAGACCTGCTGATCACGTCCGAGGGTGAAATAGAAGGCTACTTCCATGAGAATCCGACGGCGCGCAGCGAGTTTGAGGTGTCGCGTACGGCTTTCTCCGTCACACCGACCCACTGTGCCATCGGGCGGTCTTCTCGCCTGTCGGTGGCCGAGCTCGACAAGGCGATAACCCGGTTGCAGAGCAGTGGCGACCTGGAACGCCTGGCCAAGCGTTATGGCATGTCGGCGCGCTGA
- a CDS encoding efflux RND transporter permease subunit: MASFFIDRPIFAWVLAIVIMLAGAAATLTLPLERYPDIAPTRISINTSYPGASARTIEDSVTQIIEQNLKGIDGLLSIESSSNASGGASSQLSFVAGTNPDTAQLQVQNKVQQAVSRLPQAVQAQGVRVTKAGTDLLMVVTLNSDDPAVTSADMGDYLQSTLVDIISRIEGVGDVNVFGSGYAMRIWLDPQKLQRYALVPGDIRAALLAQNTEVSAGQIGALPSPEGQRLTAIVTARAKLQTAEEFRKVVLRVQPDGSALRLADVARVELGRDSYTTNIRSSGRTAAGMALFPASGANALVTANAVKAKLEELAPFLPPGMKTTVTFDTTPFISVSIKGVVVTLVEAMVLVVAIMYLFMQNLRATLVPAIAVPVVLLGTMGVLAVAGFSINTLTMFGLVLAIGLLVDDAIVVVENVERLMREEGLSPREATRRSMAEISGALVGIAVVLSAVFIPMAFFGGSTGVIYRQFSITVVSAMVLSVLVAMSLSPALCATLLKPVHKGEHAAHGGPLGPILDRFFGGFNRGFDRFTGRYVVQVGWLSARSWRSFAVFVLFIAGTAVLYKTLPTSFLPDEDQGGLQIQVRMAPGATAERLETVMQSVEAYLNEQPEVMFYNLVRGAGGDQGSGQGFIRLKDWSERKAANQGAAALSERFSRELGRRVRDASVFVVQPPTVRGLGGSSGVQLFLQDLGGLGTEALAAARDQLIDAAAARPEFNRPRTNSLTETPQLAIHIDDHKAGTLGVATATINDTLSIAMGGSYINDFIDRGRVKRVLVQGEAAYRAEPDSLRHWYVRNSSGQMVSFSAFASSSWVNGPRQLVRYNGSPAYEIQADIAPGVSSGAAMVAMEGLLRTMPPGIGYEWSGRSYQERLSGDQAPLLYAVSVLFIFLCLAALYESWSVPFSVMLVVPLGIFGALAGSHLGGQSNDVFFQVGLLTTVGLSAKNAILIVEFAETLRNQGMGVLDATLKACQQRVRPILMTSLAFGMGVLPLALASGAGSGSQRAIGFGVLGGMISATVLGIFFVPLFYLWVKALFSTRTPH, translated from the coding sequence ATGGCCTCTTTTTTTATCGACCGCCCCATCTTTGCCTGGGTGCTGGCCATCGTCATCATGCTGGCCGGTGCGGCTGCCACACTGACCTTGCCGCTGGAGCGCTACCCCGACATCGCGCCAACACGTATTTCCATCAACACCAGTTACCCCGGCGCGTCAGCGCGCACCATTGAAGACTCGGTGACGCAGATCATCGAGCAAAACCTCAAGGGCATTGACGGGCTGTTGTCCATCGAGTCATCGAGCAACGCCTCGGGCGGTGCCAGCAGCCAGCTGAGTTTTGTGGCCGGCACCAACCCCGACACGGCGCAGCTGCAGGTGCAGAACAAGGTGCAGCAAGCGGTGTCGCGGCTGCCGCAGGCCGTGCAGGCGCAGGGTGTGCGGGTGACCAAGGCCGGCACCGACCTGTTGATGGTCGTGACGCTGAACAGCGATGACCCGGCCGTCACCTCGGCCGACATGGGTGACTACCTGCAGAGCACACTGGTCGACATCATCAGCCGTATCGAGGGTGTGGGCGATGTCAACGTTTTCGGGTCGGGCTACGCGATGCGGATCTGGCTCGACCCCCAGAAGCTGCAGCGTTATGCACTGGTGCCGGGCGACATCCGTGCCGCGTTGCTGGCGCAGAACACCGAGGTCTCGGCGGGCCAGATCGGCGCCTTGCCGTCGCCCGAGGGCCAGCGGCTCACAGCCATCGTCACCGCGCGGGCCAAGCTGCAGACGGCCGAGGAGTTCCGCAAGGTGGTGCTGCGTGTCCAGCCAGACGGATCCGCGTTGCGCCTGGCCGATGTTGCGCGGGTAGAGCTGGGCCGCGACAGCTACACCACCAATATCCGCAGCAGCGGCCGCACGGCTGCCGGCATGGCCCTGTTTCCGGCCAGCGGCGCCAATGCCCTGGTCACCGCCAATGCCGTGAAGGCCAAGCTCGAAGAGCTGGCGCCTTTCCTGCCGCCGGGCATGAAGACCACGGTCACCTTTGACACCACGCCGTTCATCAGCGTATCCATCAAGGGGGTTGTGGTGACGCTGGTCGAGGCCATGGTGCTGGTGGTCGCCATCATGTATCTCTTCATGCAAAACCTGCGCGCCACACTGGTGCCGGCGATTGCCGTACCGGTCGTGCTGTTGGGCACCATGGGTGTGCTGGCAGTGGCCGGTTTCTCGATCAACACGCTGACCATGTTCGGGCTGGTGCTTGCCATCGGCCTGCTGGTGGACGACGCCATCGTTGTGGTCGAAAACGTCGAACGCCTGATGAGAGAAGAAGGCCTGTCACCGCGCGAGGCCACCCGGCGCAGCATGGCCGAGATCAGTGGTGCGTTGGTGGGAATTGCTGTTGTGCTGTCGGCGGTGTTCATCCCGATGGCTTTTTTTGGCGGCTCCACGGGTGTCATCTACCGCCAGTTCAGCATCACCGTCGTCAGCGCCATGGTGCTGTCGGTGCTGGTGGCCATGAGCCTGTCGCCAGCGCTGTGTGCCACCCTGCTCAAGCCGGTGCACAAGGGTGAACATGCGGCGCACGGCGGTCCATTGGGCCCCATCCTGGACCGCTTCTTTGGGGGCTTCAACCGCGGCTTCGACCGTTTTACCGGGCGTTATGTGGTCCAGGTGGGCTGGCTGTCGGCGCGCAGCTGGCGCAGTTTTGCGGTGTTTGTGCTGTTTATTGCAGGCACTGCAGTGCTGTACAAGACCCTACCCACCAGCTTCTTGCCCGACGAAGACCAGGGCGGTCTGCAGATCCAGGTGCGCATGGCGCCCGGCGCCACCGCCGAACGGCTGGAAACCGTGATGCAAAGTGTGGAGGCCTACCTGAACGAGCAACCGGAGGTGATGTTTTACAACCTTGTGCGTGGTGCCGGTGGTGACCAGGGTTCGGGGCAGGGGTTCATACGGCTGAAGGACTGGTCTGAGCGCAAGGCGGCCAACCAGGGTGCTGCGGCATTGTCCGAGCGTTTCAGCCGCGAGCTCGGCCGCCGGGTGCGCGACGCCAGTGTCTTTGTGGTGCAGCCACCCACCGTGCGCGGCCTGGGCGGCAGCTCCGGCGTGCAGTTGTTCCTGCAGGACCTGGGCGGCCTGGGTACCGAGGCGCTGGCCGCCGCGCGCGACCAGCTTATCGACGCCGCTGCGGCCCGGCCGGAGTTCAACCGGCCCCGCACGAACAGCCTTACCGAAACGCCACAACTCGCCATCCACATCGACGACCACAAGGCTGGCACGCTGGGCGTGGCCACGGCCACGATCAACGACACCCTGTCCATTGCCATGGGCGGCAGTTATATCAACGACTTCATCGACCGCGGACGTGTCAAACGTGTGCTGGTACAGGGTGAAGCCGCCTACCGCGCCGAGCCCGACAGCCTGCGCCACTGGTATGTGCGCAACAGCAGCGGGCAAATGGTCTCGTTCAGCGCCTTCGCCAGCAGCAGTTGGGTCAACGGCCCGCGCCAGTTGGTGCGCTACAACGGCAGCCCGGCCTACGAGATCCAGGCCGACATCGCTCCGGGCGTCAGCTCGGGTGCCGCCATGGTGGCGATGGAAGGCTTGCTGCGCACCATGCCGCCTGGCATCGGTTACGAGTGGTCGGGTCGCAGCTACCAGGAGCGGTTGTCGGGCGACCAGGCGCCACTGTTGTATGCCGTCTCGGTGCTCTTCATTTTCTTGTGCCTGGCCGCACTGTACGAAAGCTGGTCGGTGCCCTTCAGTGTGATGCTGGTGGTGCCGCTGGGCATCTTCGGGGCACTGGCGGGTAGCCACCTGGGAGGGCAGAGTAACGATGTTTTCTTCCAGGTTGGCCTGCTCACCACGGTGGGGCTGAGCGCCAAAAACGCGATCCTGATCGTGGAGTTCGCCGAGACCTTGCGCAACCAGGGCATGGGGGTGTTGGATGCAACACTCAAAGCCTGCCAGCAACGTGTGCGACCCATACTGATGACTTCGCTGGCGTTTGGTATGGGGGTGCTGCCATTGGCCCTGGCCAGCGGTGCGGGTTCGGGCTCGCAGCGGGCCATCGGTTTTGGCGTGTTGGGTGGCATGATCAGCGCAACCGTACTGGGCATATTTTTCGTGCCACTGTTCTACCTCTGGGTGAAGGCCTTGTTTTCGACCCGTACACCGCACTGA